The region GGGAGTAGGGGACTCACGGGTAGTACCCCCACGTCAGTGTATTGGTACACTGTCCATTCCAACCCTCAGCATACTGGCTGGGAAGCTCTGGTTGAGCTAGCTAGAGATAAGAATGGCCCTGAATTAGCacttttagaaaaggaaaagatttcatttcatttaactttttgtttATGGTAAGGGTAgccaacaatgaaaataacaaTATTTATGTGCAACCAAATATGAACTAAGACCCCATCCCATGATTGCTGGTTTTGCTGGACTTATTAAGATTCAGTGAtaacagttttatcttttcagggttacattttcattttcaaatgtttagtcaccgtttaaaaacaaaaattccaagTTGTTGTTAGACTGTCTTGTTCAATTCTTACAGATTCTGTTGAAAAATCCAATGTGCCGGGGATGCTGAAGTTTTACAAGGGCCTGTTAAGCTTTATACTCAccctatttttctctctttcagtcGATTCCCTGGACCCTGAAAAGCTATTACAATGCCCCTATGATAAAAACCACCAGATCAGGGCCTGCAGGTTTCCTTATCATCTTATCAAGTGCAGAAAGGTAGggtattattttcataatttgcCCTGTGATGCCCTCCTGAGttctttttaaaagccaaattttgtaaatttcaaataattttagcaTAAGTGTTTTAGTTGAATGCCAGAATTGCTTTGAGTTAAATACCAACATTTATAGAAaggaatttgtttatttcttacaTGCATAAGTTTTTTCTTGTTTCAGTTTTTCCCCCAACTGATGACAAAGCACCTTTTATAAACAGCTTCTCTGGAGTCTTCTCAACCATTGTAAAACAGAGGAAACACTAATTTTTGCTACCAATGAAAAATCCCTCCTGCCTTGTAAATTTGATCTGTTCATTGTCCTAATAAGGATGGAATACTGTAAAAcactcatttctgattttttgttgttgttgtttggagATTTTAGAGAAGGTAAACAGCCAGAGTTTAGCCCAAGAAAAGATTATTCCTAAAAATAACTGTTTCTCCAGGTTTCAGCAGTAAGCTTATGGTGAGGGGGGGGACcagctcaaaaagttttttctgtggTCACCCTTTTGTAGACTTATCTGACGTAAGCTAACTTAATGCTGATATATTAATTGAGGCAGTTTGAAAGGATCATTAGAATACAGATGTCAGATACTGAAGCCCAAGTTCTGCCAGGATTTATACTTGGAAGACAATTCTGTTATTTAATCCAAACCTACGTACAATTCAAGTATGCATTCTTCAAAGGGTGTTTCTCTTGCAGTCCTGGAGGCATGATCACAATGCCATTGTTGATTATTTCTCAGCTCTTTTTAATCTCCAGAGCAAGGATTCCTTAAGGTTGAATCTGGACAATATGAACCAGCAGATACCACCACAGCTTCCTCCCCTAGGCTCTCAAACATGTCCCAAGGTTGGGAAAGGGAGCCAGGTGGTGAAAAGACATCATCATAACTCGCCTCTTCTAATGCTCTTAATCTTCAGCCACAAAACCTTTGCGCTGGAATGCCTGATATCCCTTACAAAAATCACGGAGATACTTGCCCTCACAATTTTCTCCAGCCTCTATTTTtttccaccctcccacccactttacattatttttacttCAAGTATCATTTGTGATACACCTTTCACTTCTCCTAATAAATAAATTTGTTAATTGCTAGTAAATTTACCATAGGATTTGGGTGATATTAAACACTTTGTTTTACTCTCTTGTTTTGTATTAAAATAAGAAACTTGGTCAGCAGAGTAGAGTCTATCATTTGGGCTCTTCCTTAGTGAAGTAGCTGAAATAAAGTCCAAATTGTTCAGAGCTTCATTTCAGGCATCATTACTTTAAATAAGCGTTCCTGCGTTAATCTGAAAAATCACTGGGTTTGCCTCTTCTGCAGCTCCCTTCCAGCGGCTGTTTGCCAGCACTGTTGTACTGCAGTAGCAGGGGCACTACCGCAGTGCAGACTAAGGGTATGTTTTAGTGTTACTGTTCGCCCTTGAATATCAGCTTTCAAAGACACCCTGAGAGCTCTACCTTTACAGGCTGTGCTGCCCTATTCTTTGACCCTGAAgtaaacaatggagaaaatatgGTTCAAAAAACCCAATCCTAAATTCACTGTTTGCTTCTATATAAGCCACTTTAACCCCAATATCTGTGTTGTCAGTCATTACAGTCATTAGGTTTTGATGATTTTGAGGTAAGGTGTCTATAGTCTGTATGAGTGATAAGTAATTCCCTCTTAATTTTCTACTATGAGTTCACCTACCATAGCTCAGCGACAAGTTTATGGACAAGGacccctttaatttttttccatagaaTCATCCTGATATCGCAAACAAACTGGCTACTTGTCCCTTCAATGCTCGTCATCAGGTTCCTCGGGCTGAAATCAGTCATCATATCTCGACCTGTGATGACAAAAGCTGTATTGAGCAGGATGTAGGTAAGACTAATAACCAGCTAAAATGTTTCGGTGCTAGAGGTTATCACCCCCTTCATATTTGTATGATGCTGCATTATCACCTTGATTTTTAACTTTCATCATTTCTGAAGAACAGTACTTTTCTGCCTTTGAGACTTTTACCTCATCAGCAAAAGGTTGTCAGGTTGTATTTGTCAGACTGCTTTCTCTTCTGAACAACCTGATTTATTTTACTAATAACTCATCTAAGTATAAAAATCTTTTATTGCCATAAATATGGCAAACATCtttgtttctgcttctctttctttccttctgtcggCAAGAGGATAAGACCTGTCTATTTAGCTTTCATCCCATCCATTTTTTCAGAAACAAAGACCTTTTAGGATACTGCAGCCTTTTAAGCCACTAACACTTCTAAACATAATAACTTGGCAGTATCCTTTTCTTAAGCCAGAATCTCTGTTGTCTTGCAGTCAACCAAACCAGAAACCTTGGACAAGAGACTCTGGCTGAGAGCACATGGCAGTGCCCTCCTTGTGATGAAGACTGGGACAAAGGTGAAGTGTCTTTACATCTTTTTCTTCCCAATGTCTAAACCTCAAGTCATTTGCTTTAGACGGAAGGAAGATTTCCCTTTTTTATGAGCATACCATGTTGTTCAGAAtgccttattatttttattgggcCCCAATACAAACTCATTTGTATTGCTACGCAGACACATGTAACAGTCTCCCTCTTGATTGGAAAAAACACTTCTTTACATCTGTTTTTTTCCATAAATTATATTATACCATCTGTGTTTGGTTGTTACTAGGTACATTTATTACTATTTATGTAGCTTGTGTTTATATCCTTCTATCCTTCAGTTAAATTCTTGCTCCTGTGTCATTTAGGCAGGGTACTTGATTAATTTTTACTTGCTTCCCTAAACTTAAGTTTATTATTTCTCATCTTACAAATTCAACTAGCATGAGTTGGTGTTTTGCCTTGTAGTGCCACAAACCATGTTTTGCTTCCTTTAGCAGATTTGTGGGAACAGACCAGCACCCCTTTTGTCTGGGGCACAGCCAACTACTGTGGCAACAACAGGTAAGTGGAATGGCCTCATTCCCACCACTGCCTCCCAAAATCAAAGTGCTCTGTTACCAGTAGAAGCTGCCAAAGCATGAATTGACTTCTTTCCTTAATGATGTTACTTGGTGGTAATTTAGTCTAGATATagttttggtgggtttttttccttatttattcctTGATTCAAAAGCAGGTCGCATGCTTTATGTTAATCACTGTGGGAACACAAAAATACTAGCTCATAGTCTAGCAAGGGAGACAGTGGCGCCAGACATTCTAATGTTTTAGTTGGGTTTTTTGCTAGGTTCACATTATTTTAAGGCTTTGAAAAAATTCTCTAGCTATACCACATGGATCATTTTTATTCAGAAAACCGGCGTGTAAGGAAAACATAATCTTAAAATTTCTTGATTTGAGATTGGACAATTCATAATACCGGGTGAGTAGGGAAGAAAATGCATCTCTTCTTCCCACTGATTTTGTATCTAATTTAAATCTATAAGATTTTTCATTACTGCTTGATCGTCAAACCTTAAAAGGTCAAGCTTTAAACCCACATGAGAATATTTCTGGATTAGAAAATGAAGGAATTACATgctagactttatttttttccctcaaatagagtgcttatcaatttttatttcttagctCGTGAGGTCAGTTAGTTATTGTTAAGTGTACCTTATTTTGTGTACGCACTGAGATAGAAAAACTTAGAGGTGAATTCCACtggtacaattttaattttacctCAGTTCAGTGAGATTTATTCCCTTTAGTTTGGTTGTCttggcattttattttctctcttataTTTGAGTGAGTTGATGAGCCTGTCATACAACTGAACAGTAGATGGCATTGCTGTTTATCTCAAtttctggaaaatgaaaatggTTAGACCCATCTTAATGCCTGTACAGAACAGTGAGCTTTCCAGAAAAGTGGTAATCATTCTAATTTCAAGAATGTTTTGATGGAAATGTGTTTACATTTCAGAATGTAGGTTGTTGTTTTCCCCAAAATTACAAAAAACACATTTTGATTGTCTTGTGTGTGCCTGTCTGGAGAATACAGATATGCTGGCATAGtcaatttgtctttctttttgcaGCCCCGCAAGCAACAGAGTTATGGAACATAAGAGTAACCTGGCTTCAGGCATGCGCGTTCCCAAGTCTCTGCCGTATGTTCTGCCATGGAAAAACAGTAAGTGAAATAGAGGCAAAATGCTTTTACATTGTTCACTGTGCTAAATACAGTTGGTCTTAGTTATTCAAAGACATGTTCAGTCCGAACACCTTTCACTCACATGACCCTGAGAGTGAGTGTCTCCTTAAATTTTGTACCCTAAGCACCTCACTGACTTCACCCTAATCCTGATTCTGGTTAGTAACAGGAAAATATAAGATCATAGAAGCCTAAAGATTATTTTCAAGGGGGGGTGACAGACATCAAATACCATGGGTAAATTTGGGGACCAATAAAAAGGCTATTGATTTTGGCTAGGAGGATGTCATCCTTGGTT is a window of Camelus bactrianus isolate YW-2024 breed Bactrian camel chromosome 12, ASM4877302v1, whole genome shotgun sequence DNA encoding:
- the GTSF1 gene encoding gametocyte-specific factor 1 isoform X2 is translated as MEETYIDSLDPEKLLQCPYDKNHQIRACRFPYHLIKCRKNHPDIANKLATCPFNARHQVPRAEISHHISTCDDKSCIEQDVVNQTRNLGQETLAESTWQCPPCDEDWDKDLWEQTSTPFVWGTANYCGNNSPASNRVMEHKSNLASGMRVPKSLPYVLPWKNNGNAQ
- the GTSF1 gene encoding gametocyte-specific factor 1 isoform X1, producing MEETYIDSLDPEKLLQCPYDKNHQIRACRFPYHLIKCRKNHPDIANKLATCPFNARHQVPRAEISHHISTCDDKSCIEQDVVNQTRNLGQETLAESTWQCPPCDEDWDKADLWEQTSTPFVWGTANYCGNNSPASNRVMEHKSNLASGMRVPKSLPYVLPWKNNGNAQ